AGACACTTATCGCCGGGGCAGCGAAATCTGGGAGTCTTTTCATTATGAAATACGACTCAAGCGTCCGGCAACTGGTGCTTTTATTTGTTTGGTGGCGGAGCCGACGGTCCTTTTTGGAAGCACCAGTTGTCAGAACTTCGGAATCGCCCGAAGCACTGCGAGCCGCGGCAAGGGCCTGCACTTCACTGCCCGCGAGCAGGAAGCATCCTAACCCAAAGTCGTCGAAATCCGTAATCATATTATAAGTCACGGGCTGAGCGTCCGAGAGTTTGCTGCCGGAGCCTTGAACATAACCCAGAAAGCCGTTCGGATGCAGCGCCTTGGTGGTCATCGCATTCCAGCCTTTGGTGGTAGCAGGTAGATAAGTGTCGGCGGGCAGATGCCCCTTGTTGATTCCCCAGGCCAGCCCGTAAATGAAAAGCGCCGTGCCTGTGGTCTCAAGGCAAGCGCCCCCTCGAAATAAACTCCACGTGTCCAGATGTTGCAGGGACGCTTCTTGGGAAGGTCGTGACTGCCCGCCTTGGGCCATTTTGCCATGAAGTAGTTATTCGCCAGCGTCATCGCGTTGATCACATCTTTCTTCGCAGGAATCGCCTCTGCCGCACTGGCGCGCTGCGGAGTGATGATCGCGGACGCTCCGCTCTTCACATCGAGTGTCCACTCCTGAGGTTCTGGAAGCCAGAGTCTGCCGTTGCCGATTTCCACCGGCATCCAGAGGTAACGGCTGTCCCACTGGGTTTTGGGTTTCCACTGGTCTCCCATAAAGATGACGGTCGTTTTTTTGGTGCCTACGATTTTTAAAAGCATTGTCGATTGCGAGTGATACGTCTTGGTCTCGGGCGGAGCGATGTCCTTGAACTCGCTCCACGGACCTTTCAGATCGTTTGCGGTGGCGTATTTATTTGGGTTCGGCGCCCAGCCGGTGAGTGCGGAGCCGAGGAGATAGTAGAGGCCATCGTAATGCACAAGCGCGCCGCCCTCGATCGGAGCCTGGATGAAGGCAGTCTGTTCGATGACGTCCAGATAGTCGTCGGAGAGTTTCGCGATGAAGAAGCCTTTCGTCGGGCGGCTCTCGAAGATCAGGTAGGCGCTGCCGTCATCATCGATAAACTGGCCGATGTCGCGACTCTCCTGCCCGAGAGGACGGAAGGACCGGAGGTATGTGTAGGGACCTTCGACGGTGTCGGAAACGGCCACGCCGACGCGGGCGATTTTGTAGGCTTTAGTGGGATCGGGCTCGTTGGGGTCGAGTGGTCCGTCGATGTGCAGGTACATCACAAATTTTTTTGTCGTCGCGTTGTAGTAAACCTTCGGGCGCTCAAGAACCCAATTCGGACCGATGTTTTCGGGCGCTGCCATGTCGATCGGCAGCCCGCAAAACTTCCAGTTGACGAGATCCGTGGATGAGTAACACGAGACGTAGCGGCGACCGGGAACAGCATCCTTCGGGCGGTATTCACCAAACCAATACCAAGTGTCACTGAGTTTGAGAATGCCGCCGCCGTGGGCGTTGATATGTTCGCCGCGATCATCAGGCCAGAGCGCGCCGGGCTTGATGGTCGTGGCGGTGCCGGCGGCCAAAGTAAGACTGGCCAGCGCGAGGAAGAGAGCAGTGAGTCCGTAGTAGAATTTTGTTTTCATAAAGTGTTTTGCGCCTTGAGGCCCGAGCTTTGCCTTCGTCTAAATCGCGGATTCGTCTACTTGCCAGTCGCCCGCAAGACGACCGGGCCGAGCAGGCCCGATGGGCGGAGTCGGTCACTGGGTTTGTAGGGGTTAAAGGTCGCCCATGACACACGCTGCGATTCCGGTAATCCCGAGTCCGCTATCAGTCGATTTGCCCAGGTGTTGATGATCTTCACCTCAAGCCGGTTTTTCCCGAGGCGAAGCGCCTTGGTCACATCCACCGCGTAAGGTGCCTTCCACAGCGCGCCCAAATCAACTCCGTTCAACGTCACCGAGGCCACCGTTTCCACGCGACCCAGATCAAGCATCACATTCCCGTCAGGCATCGCCGACAGGTCAAACTCCTTCGCATACGTCGCCGCGCCGGAGTAGTTGCGGACACCGGAATCGGAATGCGCCGTCCAAGAAATCAACGCAGGAAATGCCAACTGCTCTGGTGCGCCGGTGCCCGGCTGGAATCCAACCTGCCACGGGCCTGAAAGTTTTTTCAAGACGGGAATTTCCCCGACAAGACCGGGAGGCGTTTTCTTTGGAGCCGGTTCGTCGCGAAACACGACAAAGAGCGAGGCATTGGCTTCCAACTGAAGCGGCACTTCGATGCGGTTCTGTTTCGCACAGAATCCGGGCAGTGCGGTGATCTCCCCCGTTTCGGGATTCCATGCCTGCGGAACCCGTCCGTGCACCCGGAATTGCCCGGCAAATGTCGCGGGTTTTACGCCACGGTTTGCCACAAAATAAATGTCTTCGACGTCGGTGCGACGGTGCGCGAATATGATTTTTTGATCGGTGAATACCGCTTCAAAATCCTTCGGAACCCCCAGTCCATTCAGAATTTCAGCCGGCGTGCGCCCCCAGACCACGCGCCCCTTGCCGGTCGCATGCTCGCCTGACGTTCCCATCCGGCCCGTCCCCCACAATTCATCGGCAATTTTTCGAACCTCCGCGTCGCCGGCAGCACCATCGGCGAGGCTGCGCGATCCGATGGGTTTATTTGTTGCGAGAACGACCGCCCCCTGCGTCACCAGTGTTTTCAAATGGCGGGCGGCGGCGAGCGTCATGTGATCACCGCCCGCAAGAACCAACACGCTGTAGCTCATTCCGCCCGGCATCACCACGCGACCATCTTTCACACCGGCCATGAGCAGGGGCTCGTCTCCGCATACGTCGTAATCATAACTGTCCGGTGGAGCGGGCCGCATCCGCGCCGGGAAAATTTTCAGAGGGACATCATTTC
This genomic stretch from Termitidicoccus mucosus harbors:
- a CDS encoding family 43 glycosylhydrolase, coding for MKTKFYYGLTALFLALASLTLAAGTATTIKPGALWPDDRGEHINAHGGGILKLSDTWYWFGEYRPKDAVPGRRYVSCYSSTDLVNWKFCGLPIDMAAPENIGPNWVLERPKVYYNATTKKFVMYLHIDGPLDPNEPDPTKAYKIARVGVAVSDTVEGPYTYLRSFRPLGQESRDIGQFIDDDGSAYLIFESRPTKGFFIAKLSDDYLDVIEQTAFIQAPIEGGALVHYDGLYYLLGSALTGWAPNPNKYATANDLKGPWSEFKDIAPPETKTYHSQSTMLLKIVGTKKTTVIFMGDQWKPKTQWDSRYLWMPVEIGNGRLWLPEPQEWTLDVKSGASAIITPQRASAAEAIPAKKDVINAMTLANNYFMAKWPKAGSHDLPKKRPCNIWTRGVYFEGALALRPQARRFSFTGWPGESTRGICPPTLIYLLPPKAGMR